A single window of Dendropsophus ebraccatus isolate aDenEbr1 chromosome 5, aDenEbr1.pat, whole genome shotgun sequence DNA harbors:
- the GEMIN4 gene encoding gem-associated protein 4: MSTAMEFGSWNICEQTAVLQGALLLAEKLTLQKTLLEIKKAEWPLVGKPIINALKEICSGTWSQSHEWRKKVIAIFWAKVLSCQPQISLEGNFDIDKRWKEDMFFPAENMIPKMNRTVLFEVLKATKAADVFAEFLLALPTEFWVEEASLMLNHICDDPSIEDVTFFLDVWWEIMKDGRNGKDEIVETFSAVASQYLTKTNDDEVCQSSKRFKPDPEQCVPPDDNILTVFLEGLHKIRPNIDNSKLKCYTIANLADMLCSAAFLEQESGDLPIRLYLEKLVAVLCFCNAKIKDDKSEKSLPEKLREAERIVQSGSTASRFRLLTGAQHLGLNILKDLLLYWGEELHNYINNCDQISYECFRMNGSLASLHKNLVALHPNETFSEEQRENALDLANCISSLLEKTANINITRKMNDVDMMATVAKNIISYKMNRYKEVCSEFASELSWAFTTDWLNCLKTNKESFLEADLIFKLLETVVKATYEQNNVNMLEIQKSTTILLDLFCELPLAQMDEVLMRVINTWGEKGLSHCMSAFTVNFQEELNMTFNQISQTGTDYNTVSRVARLALLYPEHVISKACHFAVSNLGAHVFLAKILTSLPLSFRGSQNADPSVSLLSRCLMETCWGKLSSDKEESQFLYLLCYLMNPSETTGDNVSLLQPAEVVRTFVLPYILDECVHVELCLNILHKALNVENPLDGSGKHWVLSCFPFPLIMSLCKLLSSFSRCWQQSDKPYCLTLGSKELIIDILSQICTLILPEAETGTETWGKSLFWLHRKMEHLDWVIRLRLKPVFGEHFKNEAPASLFEVCKLSEYDWTALHQPEYGPGTGLLAWMECCCISGEMKDLMLSLLCVNTEDPNEVNLFSKGFLVAMVQVLPWCSAAECRLLSQVVMSLLKRQLLHVPYSLEYIQYMPLLNLRPFAYDLQFSVLLLRGFQLLCSSSCSNWLTFDGQKHIARLYSVCISDMLEAVKQHLAEHNLQVNKLEKEYDYVQEVLFIYSQVFCHVLHITAMMPENTCEPLFVLSLEILSLYESLKATDTSKNRSLRQANERHFLKSITENVSNEQHRATLMQKINKL; this comes from the coding sequence GAAGCTGGAACATATGTGAACAAACAGCGGTTCTTCAAGGAGCTCTACTGTTGGCAGAAAAACTCACCTTACAGAAAACTTTGCTGGAGATTAAAAAGGCTGAATGGCCTTTGGTCGGGAAGCCCATCATAAATGCTTTAAAAGAAATTTGCTCAGGTACCTGGTCACAAAGCCATGAGTGGAGAAAGAAAGTCATTGCCATATTTTGGGCCAAAGTGCTGTCATGTCAGCCCCAAATCTCGTTAGAGGGAAACTTTGATATTGACAAAAGATGGAAAGAGGATATGTTCTTTCCTGCGGAAAACATGATACCAAAAATGAATCGCACTGTTTTGTTTGAAGTTCTCAAAGCCACAAAAGCAGCAGACGTATTTGCAGAATTTCTTTTGGCATTGCCAACAGAATTTTGGGTGGAAGAAGCCTCCCTGATGTTAAACCACATTTGTGATGACCCTTCCATAGAAGATGTGACTTTTTTCCTAGATGTGTGGTGGGAGATCATGAAAGATGGTAGGAACGGGAAGGATGAAATTGTTGAAACCTTTTCAGCTGTAGCAAGCCAGTACTTGACCAAGACAAATGACGATGAAGTTTGCCAAAGTTCGAAAAGATTTAAGCCGGACCCGGAGCAATGCGTACCTCCAGATGACAACATTCTTACTGTGTTTTTAGAGGGGCTTCATAAAATCAGGCCAAACATTGATAACAGCAAATTGAAGTGCTACACAATAGCAAATCTAGCAGATATGTTGTGCTCAGCTGCTTTTCTAGAACAAGAGTCAGGTGATCTTCCTATAAGACTATACTTGGAGAAGCTTGTTGCTGTCCTTTGTTTTTGTAACGCAAAGATCAAGGACGATAAATCTGAAAAAAGTCTCCCAGAAAAGCTTAGAGAAGCGGAGAGGATTGTGCAGAGTGGCAGCACTGCTTCCAGATTCCGTTTATTAACAGGAGCCCAACACCTTGGCTTAAATATTCTCAAAGACCTGCTGCTTTACTGGGGGGAAGAACTGCACAACTACATAAATAATTGTGACCAGATTTCCTACGAATGCTTTAGGATGAACGGTAGCCTTGCATCTTTGCATAAAAATTTGGTTGCATTACATCCTAATGAGACGTTTTCAGAAGAGCAAAGAGAGAACGCTTTAGATCTGGCAAACTGCATTTCTAGCCTTCTGGAGAAAACCGCCAACATTAACATAACACGCAAGATGAATGATGTGGACATGATGGCTACTGTTGCTAAAAACATTATTAGCTATAAAATGAACCGCTATAAAGAAGTTTGCTCCGAGTTTGCATCTGAACTCTCCTGGGCATTCACCACCGACTGGTTAAATTGTCTTAAAACGAATAAAGAGTCTTTTCTGGAAGCGGACCTCATATTTAAATTGTTGGAGACTGTCGTGAAAGCCACATATGAGCAGAACAATGTAAATATGTTGGAGATTCAGAAATCTACCACTATCCTCTTAGATCTGTTTTGTGAGCTGCCTCTAGCTCAGATGGATGAGGTGCTGATGAGAGTCATCaatacatggggagagaaaggTCTCTCTCACTGCATGTCTGCTTTTACAGTTAATTTCCAGGAGGAGCTCAACATGACATTTAACCAAATTTCTCAGACTGGAACAGATTATAACACTGTCTCCAGAGTGGCCAGGCTAGCACTGTTGTATCCTGAGCATGTCATAAGCAAAGCTTGCCACTTTGCTGTCTCAAATCTCGGGGCTCATGTATTTTTGGCCAAAATATTGACATCACTTCCTTTAAGCTTTAGGGGCTCTCAGAATGCAGACCCATCAGTCTCTTTATTATCTCGCTGCTTGATGGAGACGTGCTGGGGGAAGCTGTCCTCTGATAAGGAAGAAAGCCAGTTTTTGTACTTGCTGTGTTATTTAATGAATCCTTCTGAAACTACTGGCGATAACGTCTCCCTATTGCAGCCAGCAGAAGTCGTGAGGACCTTTGTCCTTCCATATATACTTGATGAATGTGTCCATGTGGAATTGTGCTTGAACATTCTGCACAAAGCTCTAAATGTGGAGAATCCACTAGATGGGTCTGGTAAGCATTGGGTTCTTTCCTGCTTTCCATTCCCTCTCATTATGTCTCTTTGTAAATTGCTCAGTAGCTTCAGTAGGTGCTGGCAACAATCCGATAAGCCATATTGCCTTACGCTTGGATCCAAGGAGTTAATAATTGACATTCTCTCTCAGATCTGCACTCTGATTTTGCCAGAAGCTGAAACAGGCACAGAAACCTGGGGCAAGTCCCTCTTTTGGCTGCACAGGAAAATGGAGCATTTAGATTGGGTTATACGCTTGAGACTGAAGCCTGTGTTCGGAGAGCACTTTAAAAATGAAGCACCGGCCTCCTTGTTTGAAGTTTGCAAGCTGTCCGAATACGACTGGACCGCACTTCATCAACCGGAGTACGGTCCTGGCACTGGGCTATTGGCTTGGATGGAATGTTGTTGTATTTCAGGAGAGATGAAAGATCTGATGCTCTCACTTCTTTGTGTCAACACAGAAGACCCAAATGAGGTTAATCTTTTTAGTAAAGGATTTTTAGTAGCCATGGTACAAGTCCTGCCATGGTGCAGTGCAGCAGAATGCAGACTTCTTTCTCAGGTTGTGATGAGTCTTTTGAAGAGACAACTTCTTCACGTGCCATATTCtctggagtatatacagtatatgcctctTTTGAATCTCCGTCCTTTTGCTTATGATCTTCAGTTCTCTGTCCTATTACTCAGAGGGTTCCAACTTCTCTGTAGCTCGAGCTGTTCCAACTGGCTTACCTTTGATGGTCAAAAGCACATTGCAAGGCTCTATAGTGTCTGTATATCTGACATGCTTGAAGCTGTCAAACAGCATCTGGCAGAACACAATCTTCAGGTGAATAAACTTGAAAAAGAATATGATTACGTACAGGAGGTGTTATTTATTTACAGTCAGGTATTCTGTCATGTCCTCCATATAACTGCTATGATGCCAGAAAATACATGTGAACCTCTGTTCGTCTTGTCGCTAGAAATTCTCTCCCTATATGAAAGCTTGAAAGCGACTGACACTTCCAAAAACCGCTCGCTCAGGCAAGCGAATGAAAGACATTTCTTGAAGTCCATAACTGAGAATGTGAGCAATGAGCAACATCGTGCTACACTAATGCAGAAAATAAACAAGCTATAA